The following proteins come from a genomic window of Helicobacter canadensis MIT 98-5491:
- the tsaD gene encoding tRNA (adenosine(37)-N6)-threonylcarbamoyltransferase complex transferase subunit TsaD, with amino-acid sequence MILSIESSCDDSSIAITQIKDKKIVFHQKISQEREHSSYGGVVPEIASRLHAEILPQILEHTKPYFKDLKAIAVTTEPGLNITLMEGLMMAKTLSFALEIPLISVNHLKGHLYSLFLEQEAIFPLGALLVSGGHTMLLEARSFNEINIIAQTIDDSFGESFDKVSKMLGLGYPGGPIVEFQAQKGNDRAFELPLPLKSRKDFAFSFSGLKNAVRLVIQKQEIQSKAFVEDICASFQRVAIEHLSKKTQIFFEKNSKSMDSWKYFGVIGGASANLVLRNEIQRICDYYGVTLLLAPLEYCSDNAAMIGRVALESYLRGEFGDFNLQVKPRVSSL; translated from the coding sequence TTGATTTTAAGTATTGAAAGCAGTTGTGATGATAGCTCTATAGCTATCACGCAAATCAAGGATAAAAAGATTGTTTTTCATCAAAAAATCTCACAAGAAAGGGAGCATTCTAGTTATGGGGGAGTGGTTCCTGAAATTGCAAGTCGTTTGCACGCAGAGATTCTTCCACAAATCTTAGAGCACACTAAACCTTATTTTAAAGACTTAAAAGCTATTGCAGTTACGACAGAACCGGGATTAAATATTACTTTAATGGAAGGTTTAATGATGGCAAAAACCCTAAGTTTTGCACTTGAAATTCCTCTTATTAGCGTGAATCATCTTAAAGGGCATTTGTATTCGCTTTTTTTGGAGCAAGAAGCAATTTTTCCTTTGGGTGCTTTGCTAGTCTCTGGTGGTCATACAATGTTGCTTGAAGCAAGAAGTTTTAATGAAATTAATATTATCGCACAAACTATTGATGATAGTTTTGGAGAGAGCTTTGATAAGGTTTCAAAAATGCTTGGGCTTGGTTATCCTGGGGGTCCTATTGTAGAATTTCAAGCACAAAAAGGCAATGATAGGGCTTTTGAATTGCCCTTGCCCCTAAAAAGCAGAAAGGATTTTGCTTTTAGTTTTTCTGGGTTAAAAAATGCTGTGCGACTAGTCATTCAAAAACAAGAAATACAAAGTAAGGCTTTTGTGGAGGATATTTGTGCGAGTTTTCAGAGGGTAGCGATTGAACATTTGAGCAAAAAAACCCAAATATTTTTTGAGAAAAATTCTAAGAGTATGGATTCTTGGAAGTATTTTGGAGTGATTGGTGGGGCTAGTGCCAATCTTGTATTGCGCAATGAGATTCAAAGAATATGTGATTATTATGGAGTTACATTGCTTTTGGCGCCTTTGGAGTATTGTTCGGATAATGCAGCAATGATAGGCAGGGTTGCTTTAGAATCATACCTTAGAGGCGAGTTTGGTGATTTTAATTTGCAAGTGAAACCTAGAGTGTCAAGCCTCTAA
- a CDS encoding DUF493 domain-containing protein — MENKNEIQYPCSWHYRIIGNSKNELIEAAFEIIEKEFIHTLGKESSGGKYHSINLEIDVETKEERDKIFADLQKDSRIKFVL; from the coding sequence ATGGAAAATAAAAACGAAATTCAATACCCTTGCTCTTGGCATTACCGAATCATCGGCAATAGCAAAAACGAACTCATAGAAGCCGCTTTTGAAATCATCGAAAAAGAATTCATTCACACGCTAGGCAAAGAAAGTAGCGGTGGAAAATACCATAGTATTAATTTAGAAATCGATGTAGAAACCAAAGAAGAAAGAGATAAAATCTTTGCAGATTTGCAAAAAGATTCTCGCATTAAATTTGTGCTTTAA
- a CDS encoding agmatine deiminase family protein, protein MKKFYAEWAKQDGILLAFPHQDSDWREYLAEVREVYCQIIYEIIQLQSCLILCQNKEEVKQIIKSYAKNSQWNPKYLKNLYLIEIPTNDTWARDFGGITINYQGQNLVLDYGFNGWGLKFAANYDNNVTQKLYKLGIFKQIKTKKIILEGGSIESNGEGIILTNTQCLLESNRNPAYSQNKIEKILKKDFGAKKILWLNYGYLAGDDTDSHIDTLARFIDKNTIAYLKCEDKNDEHYQALAKMEKELKKLKNLDQKPFKLVALPFCEAKYFHNERLPATYANFLFLNGAVLLPIYRDKNDKKAIEILQKALPKHKIIPIDCSVLIRQHGSLHCISMQFPKSTLNYKALKKFQ, encoded by the coding sequence ATGAAAAAATTTTATGCCGAATGGGCTAAACAAGATGGTATTCTCCTAGCTTTTCCTCATCAAGATTCTGATTGGAGAGAATATTTAGCCGAAGTTAGAGAAGTTTATTGTCAAATCATTTATGAAATTATTCAACTCCAATCCTGTCTTATTTTATGTCAAAACAAAGAAGAAGTAAAACAAATTATCAAAAGTTACGCCAAAAATTCTCAATGGAATCCCAAATATTTAAAAAATCTCTATCTCATAGAAATACCAACTAATGATACTTGGGCAAGAGATTTTGGGGGAATCACTATTAACTATCAAGGGCAAAATCTTGTGCTAGATTATGGGTTTAATGGTTGGGGATTAAAATTTGCAGCCAATTACGACAATAATGTAACCCAAAAACTCTACAAATTAGGAATTTTTAAACAAATTAAAACCAAAAAAATCATTTTAGAGGGCGGAAGCATCGAATCAAATGGCGAGGGAATCATACTTACAAACACTCAATGCCTCTTAGAATCAAATCGCAATCCAGCCTATTCCCAAAACAAGATTGAAAAAATCCTCAAAAAAGATTTTGGAGCTAAAAAGATTCTATGGCTTAACTACGGCTATTTAGCAGGAGATGACACCGATAGCCATATCGATACTTTAGCTAGATTCATCGATAAAAACACCATTGCTTATCTCAAATGCGAAGATAAAAACGATGAACATTACCAAGCCTTAGCCAAAATGGAAAAAGAACTAAAAAAATTAAAAAATCTTGATCAAAAGCCCTTTAAACTTGTCGCTTTACCCTTTTGTGAGGCTAAGTATTTTCATAATGAGCGACTACCAGCAACCTATGCTAATTTCTTATTTTTAAATGGTGCTGTTTTGTTGCCAATTTATCGCGATAAAAACGACAAAAAGGCAATCGAGATTCTCCAAAAAGCTCTCCCAAAGCATAAAATTATCCCCATTGATTGCTCTGTTTTAATCCGCCAACACGGAAGCCTCCATTGTATTTCTATGCAATTCCCAAAAAGCACTCTAAATTATAAAGCACTCAAAAAATTTCAATAA
- a CDS encoding MspA family porin: MPIQSLKSGVDYTQELQSAMSSSPLSKETSSVEERQKKIQEAASKVDAKSVMTGYIVQFQMEISIEAKNNFGAQGVAGFMGTSASEDPAKLNSILSGLDLEKIGYDGKALQDLTTQEAKDLISEEGFFGVSQTSDRIADFVLAGAGDDVEKLQAGREGIIRGYEQAEKTWGGELPDISKETLQKALEKIDKKLSELGVNVLEQEV, from the coding sequence ATGCCAATACAATCTCTTAAAAGTGGTGTTGATTATACGCAAGAATTGCAATCTGCAATGAGTTCTAGTCCGCTATCAAAGGAGACTTCTAGTGTAGAGGAGAGACAAAAAAAGATTCAAGAAGCCGCTTCAAAGGTTGATGCAAAATCGGTGATGACAGGCTATATTGTGCAATTTCAAATGGAAATAAGCATTGAAGCTAAAAATAATTTTGGTGCACAAGGAGTTGCTGGATTTATGGGGACAAGTGCTTCTGAAGATCCTGCTAAACTTAATAGCATTTTAAGTGGATTAGATTTAGAAAAGATTGGTTATGATGGCAAAGCATTGCAAGATTTAACTACACAGGAAGCGAAAGATTTAATTAGCGAAGAAGGGTTTTTTGGGGTTAGTCAAACTTCAGATAGAATTGCAGATTTTGTTTTAGCGGGTGCAGGTGATGATGTAGAAAAGCTTCAAGCAGGGAGAGAGGGAATCATACGCGGTTATGAACAAGCAGAAAAAACTTGGGGCGGAGAATTGCCAGATATTAGCAAAGAAACCTTGCAAAAAGCTTTAGAAAAAATTGATAAGAAGCTTTCAGAACTTGGCGTAAATGTCTTGGAGCAGGAAGTGTAG
- a CDS encoding YbgC/FadM family acyl-CoA thioesterase: MYQTRIYYEDTDCGGIVYHSNYLKYCERARSEWFFSQGILPQQNNIGFVVKNMTLDFLSPAKLGDLLTIHTEILEQKNVSITLKQTILRDSLQKNSLEKSDSKPIFTAIITLVCLESTTQRITKIPQWAKEIFQISH; this comes from the coding sequence ATGTATCAAACAAGAATCTACTATGAAGACACAGATTGCGGCGGAATCGTCTATCACTCAAATTATCTTAAGTATTGCGAGAGAGCAAGGAGTGAATGGTTTTTTTCTCAAGGCATTTTGCCCCAACAAAATAATATTGGTTTTGTAGTAAAAAATATGACTTTAGACTTTCTCTCTCCAGCTAAACTTGGAGATTTGCTAACCATTCACACCGAGATTCTAGAGCAAAAAAACGTCTCTATTACTCTAAAACAAACTATCTTAAGAGATTCTTTGCAAAAAAATAGCCTTGAGAAATCAGATTCTAAGCCTATTTTTACTGCCATTATCACGCTTGTTTGTCTTGAATCCACCACCCAAAGAATCACCAAGATTCCACAATGGGCAAAAGAAATCTTTCAAATCTCACACTAG
- a CDS encoding restriction endonuclease subunit S, which produces MITKQNIELLLDSLGFTKEGKKYKKILRDSISLEVDCANQKIIYPEQITIHDETTSNFSHPENFVVFECVHRLLQKGYKPKHLELEPKWNLGRDAKGGKADILVRDRQDNPYLLIECKTTDSKNSEFAKEWAKMLENGGQLFSYFQQERGVKYLCLYTSDFNQSLLTYENYIISVIDNEATLNQQSNYEQKAIGYKDAHNNEELFKVWKETYSSDYATNGIFENKIQAYKITQLKPTFESLKSLDYSSMQRKKHQWATILRYSGVGDRGVALNKIMNLLLCKITDEAEHKEDLRFSWGGFSADDAFSLVDRLQYLYQKGMQKYLNINIIYYSKNDIDNAFSNRYKDTPSRNNIENIFNDLKYFQNGDFNFLEVHNKELFNKNFNILLQVVLMLEDIKFSEDNSQFLGDFFESYIHDMPQHEGQYFTPVPLVNFIIYSLPVLKDSRVLDFACGAGHFLSEYSKINNTYEVQYKGIDKDQRLAKISAIASFMYGKTMDIKYDDALKHGIIENDSINTIISNPPYSVDGFLRTLNKTEKESYTLFNKNISLDTDKIECFFIEKASQVLESYGLLSLVLPSSIFSNNDTITIQTREILLRDFYIIAICEFGNQTFFKTGTQPIILFAIKKLRDKNITTQETRAQYFYKLIMEDKTDNPYKEELDELLHSYANFMRYKYKMIEKLFFGVLENIDSIHHNNFKEYIQTYNDILKKEKEKYNSKTKKYKDKYPFTPSQTLQEFIKQKEAEKFLYFCYALDSEPLIIKAPKDNEKQKKFLGYYWSSKKGQEGIHYFMKSGVVENNINYIDTPLFNPNNRFCVNSISFAILSHFVKYLDSKDIDANFLQQFLRQEKNNKNNEFLESARLIDMIDFEKVEFNKAISLNPHSNDSNSVQSNPFANSKYELVKLESICKMYQPKTITAKEILEKGDYKVYGANGVIGFYNQYNHKDSEVAMTCRGATCGAINYTEPNSWITGNAMIITPLEKNLISKKFLVYILPLSNIKSVITGSAQPQITRNNLATLKIPLPPLEIQKQIVAECESLESQCNTIEQSIKAYQELIKAILWHCGITTESTKDFDSILMSLAELESKLDFELLGKTKQDSKAFLQNLTNTLNTLPTPPSNGWEKAKLCKICNINQETYNPSNDEGEMLYIDIDSIEKGTGKINFNDKISCRKLPTRARRIARADSVIISTVRPYLKGFAYLKNEIKDSIFSTGFAILQGKENLVKSQFVYYCFMFSDDLMQQMKIKMPKSSYPSINTEDLESFTIPLPPLEIQTKIAQSIETIQSQISFLDSALPLLQSQKQEVLKKYLFKTFLDRFTKQAKKF; this is translated from the coding sequence ATGATTACAAAACAAAATATAGAATTACTTTTAGATTCTCTAGGATTTACAAAAGAAGGTAAAAAGTATAAAAAGATTCTAAGAGATTCTATTAGCCTAGAAGTGGATTGTGCCAACCAAAAAATCATCTACCCAGAGCAAATCACAATCCACGACGAAACCACTTCAAACTTTTCTCACCCAGAAAATTTCGTCGTTTTTGAATGTGTGCATAGGCTCTTACAAAAGGGTTATAAGCCAAAACACTTAGAACTAGAGCCAAAGTGGAATCTAGGGCGTGATGCAAAAGGTGGCAAAGCAGATATTTTGGTGCGAGATCGTCAAGACAATCCTTATTTACTCATCGAGTGCAAAACCACAGATTCTAAAAATAGCGAGTTTGCCAAAGAATGGGCAAAAATGCTAGAAAATGGCGGACAACTTTTCTCCTATTTTCAACAAGAAAGAGGTGTGAAATATCTATGTCTCTACACAAGCGACTTTAATCAAAGTTTGCTTACTTATGAAAATTATATTATTAGTGTGATCGATAATGAAGCAACACTAAACCAACAAAGCAACTATGAGCAAAAGGCAATTGGTTATAAAGATGCACATAACAATGAAGAACTTTTTAAAGTATGGAAAGAAACATATTCGAGCGATTATGCAACAAATGGAATCTTTGAAAATAAAATACAAGCCTATAAAATCACACAATTAAAGCCAACTTTTGAATCTTTAAAATCCTTAGACTATTCTTCAATGCAAAGAAAAAAACATCAATGGGCTACGATTTTACGCTATTCAGGAGTTGGCGATAGAGGCGTTGCACTAAATAAAATTATGAATTTATTACTATGCAAAATTACAGATGAAGCTGAACATAAGGAAGATTTGAGGTTTAGTTGGGGTGGCTTTAGTGCTGATGATGCCTTTTCCCTAGTAGATAGATTGCAATACCTCTATCAAAAAGGAATGCAAAAATATCTAAACATAAATATTATATATTATTCAAAAAACGATATAGATAATGCTTTTAGCAATCGATACAAAGACACTCCAAGTCGAAACAATATAGAAAATATTTTTAATGATTTAAAATATTTTCAAAATGGTGATTTTAATTTTTTAGAAGTGCATAACAAAGAACTTTTTAATAAAAATTTCAATATTCTCTTACAAGTTGTGCTAATGCTAGAGGATATTAAGTTTAGCGAGGATAATTCCCAATTCTTAGGCGATTTTTTTGAATCTTACATTCATGATATGCCACAGCATGAAGGGCAGTATTTTACCCCTGTGCCTTTGGTGAATTTCATCATTTATTCCCTACCCGTATTGAAAGATTCTAGAGTGCTAGATTTTGCTTGTGGAGCAGGACATTTTCTAAGCGAATATTCTAAAATAAACAATACTTATGAAGTGCAATACAAAGGAATTGATAAAGACCAACGCCTAGCAAAAATATCCGCAATAGCGTCTTTTATGTATGGCAAGACAATGGATATAAAATACGATGATGCATTAAAACATGGAATAATAGAAAATGATTCCATAAACACCATTATTTCAAATCCGCCCTACTCAGTAGATGGATTTTTGCGAACATTAAATAAGACAGAAAAAGAATCCTACACACTTTTTAATAAAAATATAAGCCTTGATACTGACAAAATAGAATGCTTTTTTATAGAGAAAGCCTCACAAGTCCTAGAGTCTTACGGACTTTTATCTCTTGTGCTTCCTAGTTCTATCTTTTCAAATAACGATACGATAACCATACAAACAAGAGAGATTTTATTAAGAGACTTTTATATTATTGCCATTTGTGAGTTTGGTAATCAAACATTCTTTAAAACCGGCACACAGCCTATAATCCTTTTTGCTATAAAAAAGCTAAGAGATAAAAACATAACTACACAAGAGACAAGGGCACAATATTTTTATAAACTCATTATGGAAGATAAAACAGACAATCCTTATAAAGAAGAGTTAGATGAGCTTTTGCACTCTTATGCTAATTTTATGAGGTATAAATATAAAATGATAGAAAAATTATTTTTTGGTGTATTGGAAAATATAGATTCTATACACCACAATAATTTTAAAGAGTACATACAAACCTACAATGACATACTAAAAAAAGAAAAGGAGAAATATAATAGCAAAACCAAAAAGTATAAAGACAAATATCCCTTTACACCAAGCCAAACCCTACAAGAATTTATCAAGCAAAAAGAAGCAGAGAAATTTTTATATTTTTGCTACGCACTAGATTCAGAACCCTTAATTATAAAAGCTCCAAAAGATAATGAAAAACAAAAGAAATTTTTAGGCTATTACTGGAGTAGCAAAAAGGGACAAGAAGGTATTCACTATTTTATGAAAAGTGGCGTAGTAGAAAACAACATAAACTACATAGATACACCGCTCTTTAATCCTAATAATCGTTTTTGTGTCAATTCTATTAGTTTTGCGATACTAAGCCATTTTGTAAAATATTTAGATTCTAAAGATATTGATGCAAATTTTTTGCAACAATTCTTAAGACAAGAAAAAAACAACAAGAATAATGAGTTTTTAGAATCTGCAAGACTAATTGATATGATAGATTTTGAAAAAGTGGAGTTTAATAAAGCGATTAGTCTTAATCCGCATTCTAACGATTCTAATAGTGTGCAATCCAACCCTTTTGCAAATTCTAAATATGAATTGGTGAAATTGGAATCTATTTGCAAAATGTATCAACCAAAAACTATCACAGCAAAAGAAATTTTAGAAAAGGGAGATTATAAGGTTTATGGTGCAAATGGAGTTATAGGGTTTTACAATCAATACAATCATAAAGATTCTGAAGTAGCGATGACTTGCAGAGGTGCAACTTGTGGAGCGATAAATTATACAGAGCCAAATTCTTGGATTACGGGCAATGCAATGATAATAACCCCACTAGAAAAGAACTTAATTTCAAAAAAATTTTTAGTTTATATTCTGCCTTTATCAAACATAAAGAGCGTTATTACAGGTTCGGCACAACCACAAATTACAAGAAATAATTTAGCTACTTTAAAAATCCCGCTTCCACCGCTTGAGATTCAAAAACAAATCGTTGCAGAATGTGAAAGCTTAGAATCACAATGCAACACAATAGAGCAAAGTATCAAGGCATACCAAGAACTCATTAAAGCAATTCTTTGGCATTGTGGGATTACTACAGAATCTACAAAAGATTTTGATTCTATCCTAATGTCTTTAGCAGAGTTGGAATCCAAACTTGACTTTGAGCTTTTAGGAAAGACAAAACAAGATTCTAAGGCATTTTTGCAGAATCTAACAAATACCCTAAACACTCTCCCAACTCCACCAAGCAATGGATGGGAAAAAGCAAAACTATGTAAAATATGCAATATTAATCAGGAAACCTATAATCCAAGCAATGATGAAGGTGAAATGTTATACATTGATATTGATAGCATTGAAAAAGGAACAGGGAAAATCAACTTTAATGATAAAATTTCTTGCAGAAAATTACCAACAAGAGCAAGAAGGATAGCTAGGGCTGATAGTGTGATTATCTCGACTGTCCGACCTTACTTAAAAGGATTTGCGTATCTTAAAAACGAGATAAAAGATTCTATATTTTCGACAGGATTTGCCATTTTGCAAGGTAAAGAAAATCTTGTAAAATCACAATTTGTTTATTATTGCTTTATGTTCTCAGATGATTTAATGCAACAAATGAAAATCAAAATGCCAAAATCATCTTATCCAAGCATCAATACGGAAGATTTAGAATCATTTACAATCCCACTTCCACCGCTTGAGATTCAAACCAAAATCGCACAAAGCATTGAGACAATCCAATCTCAAATTTCTTTTTTAGATTCTGCACTTCCGCTTTTACAATCCCAAAAACAAGAGGTATTGAAAAAATACCTTTTTAAAACATTTCTAGACAGATTCACAAAACAAGCCAAAAAATTTTAG